A genomic region of Candidatus Krumholzibacteriota bacterium contains the following coding sequences:
- a CDS encoding cobalamin B12-binding domain-containing protein, with the protein MSRKVRVLVAKPGLDGHDRGAKVVANALKDAGMEVIYTGLHQTPEMIAESAIQEDVDVVGLSILSGAHMTMFPRVMELLREKGAEHIIVFGGGIVPVEDVEKLEKSGVSKIFGPGTDTRDIIDYINSVFAE; encoded by the coding sequence ATGTCAAGAAAAGTAAGAGTCCTCGTCGCGAAACCCGGACTGGATGGACATGACCGGGGAGCAAAAGTCGTGGCGAACGCTTTGAAAGACGCCGGGATGGAGGTCATATATACCGGTCTTCACCAGACGCCGGAAATGATAGCCGAATCGGCGATACAGGAAGATGTCGACGTGGTAGGGCTCAGCATCCTGTCAGGAGCGCATATGACGATGTTTCCGAGGGTGATGGAACTTCTAAGGGAGAAGGGTGCCGAACATATAATCGTTTTCGGAGGCGGTATCGTACCGGTCGAGGACGTCGAAAAGCTTGAAAAGTCCGGAGTTTCGAAGATATTCGGGCCGGGGACTGACACGCGCGACATAATTGATTATATTAATTCGGTATTCGCGGAATGA